The window AATAAGTTAGGTTCTTTATTTACGATATTCTTCAGTGATTTAGATGAAATAACAGATTTAGAGCATGTTATAAACTCTAATACAACACACTACTCGATATATTTTAATACATTATTAGATAATGGAGTAGTAGCACCACCATCTAAATATGAGGCACATTTTGTATCAACAGCTCATACTAAAGAAGATTTAGATAGAACCTTAGAGGTAATTGAAATGGCATTTAAAAAAATTGGTGAAATTAATGGAAAGTAAAAAATCTTTTTTTCCACTATTTATAGATTTAACTAATAAAAGTTGTTTGGTTGTTGGTGGAGGAAATATAGCTTCGAGAAAAGTAAAAAGTCTTGTTGAATATGGAGCTAGGGTAGTTGTAATAGCGCCATTTATCCTTCCAGAAATTTTAGAGTTAGATGTGGAGATTGAAAAAAGAGATTTTAAAGTTGAAGATATAAAAGATAAATTTTTAGTTGTTGCAGCAACTAATGATGAGAAATTAAATGAAATGATAGTGGATTTATGTGAGGATAATAATATACTTGTAAATAATATTACTTCGAAAGTTTATATGTCTGCTAGATTTACAGCTCATATAGATACTGAAGAGTACCAAATTGCGATTTCAGCAAAAGGAAATCCTAGAGAATCTGTTAAATTAAAAAAAGAATTGATAGATTATTTAAAAAATAGAAAAGACTAGAAACATTATGTTTCTAGTCTTTTTCTACTTCTAAATCCTGAAAAAGATCTAGAACTTTTTTAGAGTATTTCCCATCGCTATCATGAGAGATAAACGGAGGAAGAATAGTTAAGGAATTCTTACCGTTCCTAATACCTTCAATTAAAAGAATTTTAGCAGGTTTATCAACTTTTGAGTGACAAAATTGAACTTTTTTAGGTGTTATTCCATACTTTCTCATAGCATCAATAATCTCTAAAAATCTGTCCGGTCTATGAACCATTGCAAAATATCCTTTGTCTTTTAAAAGTTTAGAAGATACTTCAATAAGTTGTTCTAAATCAATTGTTATTTCATGACGAGCTAAAGTAAGTTGATCTAAATTATTCAGTTGATTTTCGTTTCCATGAAATTTAAAAAAAGGAGGATTAGTTATAACTATATCTTGAGAACCAAAGTCAAAATGCTCTTTCCAATTTTTCATATCATCGTGAATAATATTAATTTGTTCTTGTAGATTATTTAGTTCAACATTTCTTTTAGCTAGATCAGCAGAAATTTCTTGAATTTCAATTCCTGATATTTTTGCATTAGTTCTTTGTGAAAGAAAAAGAGGAATGGCCCCATTTCCTGTCCCTAAATCTAATATTTTTTTTGTACCTCTTGTTAAAGAGACAAAGTTAGATATTAAAAGAGAATCTAAAGAGAAATTAAAGTAATCAGGTCTTTGAATTATTTTTAAATTTTTATTTAATAAGTTATTTATAACTTCGTTTTTATTAAGTTTCATTATGTACCTCCAAAGTTATTATAACAAAAAAGATACAAAATTCAAGTCTAGATATCTCGAGTTAAAACAATATTAGCATCAGTACCTAAGATATTGTTTAAAACAACAGTT of the Cetobacterium sp. NK01 genome contains:
- a CDS encoding bifunctional precorrin-2 dehydrogenase/sirohydrochlorin ferrochelatase; translation: MESKKSFFPLFIDLTNKSCLVVGGGNIASRKVKSLVEYGARVVVIAPFILPEILELDVEIEKRDFKVEDIKDKFLVVAATNDEKLNEMIVDLCEDNNILVNNITSKVYMSARFTAHIDTEEYQIAISAKGNPRESVKLKKELIDYLKNRKD
- a CDS encoding tRNA1(Val) (adenine(37)-N6)-methyltransferase codes for the protein MKLNKNEVINNLLNKNLKIIQRPDYFNFSLDSLLISNFVSLTRGTKKILDLGTGNGAIPLFLSQRTNAKISGIEIQEISADLAKRNVELNNLQEQINIIHDDMKNWKEHFDFGSQDIVITNPPFFKFHGNENQLNNLDQLTLARHEITIDLEQLIEVSSKLLKDKGYFAMVHRPDRFLEIIDAMRKYGITPKKVQFCHSKVDKPAKILLIEGIRNGKNSLTILPPFISHDSDGKYSKKVLDLFQDLEVEKD